One genomic region from Trueperaceae bacterium encodes:
- a CDS encoding TetR/AcrR family transcriptional regulator, giving the protein MPRPARPLDTAAADRLCAVAAEAFAARGLEGASLNGILSRARMGKGSFYHRFADKAALHDWVTERLSTALLREIRPPQPPTLTRQSFRDELVGLLARLGHVALTRPELMDLGRMFHNSADAPPERAITTVRRAVNDWIGGVLETGQALGTVRTDLPPDLLTALAITTLTTIDQWALNSKNDTTTRSATATTAIGIFWNLITSDEETA; this is encoded by the coding sequence ATGCCTCGTCCAGCCCGCCCACTCGACACGGCCGCGGCGGACCGCCTCTGCGCGGTCGCGGCGGAGGCGTTCGCCGCCCGCGGCCTGGAGGGGGCGTCCCTCAACGGCATCCTGAGCCGCGCCCGGATGGGCAAGGGCTCCTTCTACCACCGCTTCGCTGACAAGGCGGCCTTGCACGACTGGGTGACCGAACGTCTGTCCACTGCGTTACTCCGCGAGATCCGTCCACCGCAACCGCCTACCCTCACCAGGCAGAGCTTCCGGGACGAACTGGTCGGCCTCCTGGCACGCCTCGGGCACGTGGCGCTCACCCGACCGGAGTTGATGGACCTCGGCCGCATGTTCCACAACTCCGCCGACGCCCCGCCCGAGCGGGCGATCACGACGGTGCGACGAGCGGTGAACGACTGGATCGGCGGTGTGCTCGAGACCGGGCAGGCACTCGGCACGGTCCGCACCGACCTCCCCCCCGACCTCCTGACCGCGTTGGCGATCACCACCCTCACAACCATCGACCAGTGGGCACTCAACAGCAAGAACGACACCACCACCCGCAGCGCAACGGCAACCACCGCCATCGGCATCTTCTGGAACCTGATCACCAGCGACGAGGAAACCGCCTGA
- a CDS encoding NAD(P)H-binding protein: MSETIVVAGATGYLGRHVVTALDARGYGVRALVRSRERAEAPGAFGAPSLAGHVAQWRVVDYRDPTTLRDACEGATRVVSALGVTRQKASPWDIDFLGNLRLLEDAERHGVVSFLYVNVLHSDSGTSLTMRAKHAFSEVLRRSGVAGQIVNPSGYFSDITDFLLMARKGVGFTVGSGEARVNPIHGADLAEFIVERLAGPAGSWDVGGPDVFTYRELEELAFRVAGRRPRVLRLGSGATRPLLWAADRSSPRIGNLARFFLESLAVDALGTPTGARRLEPYLRSLP, encoded by the coding sequence ATGAGTGAGACGATCGTCGTGGCGGGAGCGACCGGGTACCTCGGTCGGCACGTGGTCACTGCGCTGGACGCGCGCGGATACGGCGTACGCGCGCTGGTCCGCTCGCGAGAGCGGGCGGAGGCGCCGGGTGCGTTCGGTGCGCCCAGCCTCGCCGGGCATGTCGCGCAGTGGCGCGTCGTCGACTACCGGGACCCCACCACGCTCCGGGACGCCTGCGAAGGAGCGACGCGCGTGGTGTCGGCGCTTGGCGTCACCCGGCAGAAGGCGAGCCCATGGGACATCGACTTCCTAGGCAACCTTCGGCTCCTCGAGGATGCCGAGCGGCACGGGGTGGTGTCGTTCCTTTATGTCAACGTGCTGCACTCGGACAGCGGCACGTCGCTGACGATGCGGGCCAAGCACGCGTTCTCCGAGGTGCTGCGCCGCAGCGGCGTGGCTGGGCAGATCGTCAACCCCTCTGGGTACTTCTCCGACATCACGGACTTCCTGCTCATGGCCAGGAAAGGGGTGGGTTTCACGGTCGGCTCCGGCGAAGCGCGCGTCAACCCGATCCACGGTGCCGACCTCGCGGAGTTCATCGTGGAGCGCCTGGCGGGGCCGGCGGGAAGCTGGGACGTCGGCGGCCCCGACGTCTTCACTTACCGTGAGTTGGAGGAGCTCGCGTTCCGCGTCGCCGGCCGCCGGCCCCGCGTGCTGCGCCTCGGGTCCGGCGCCACGCGCCCGTTGCTGTGGGCGGCGGACCGCAGCTCGCCCCGCATCGGCAACCTCGCCCGCTTCTTCCTGGAATCCCTCGCTGTCGACGCCTTAGGAACACCGACCGGCGCGCGCCGGCTCGAACCGTACCTGAGGTCGTTGCCGTAG
- a CDS encoding TetR/AcrR family transcriptional regulator: MPRPRFDTLAHERQEAILDVALQEFSAHGFAGASLNRIIAQAGVSKGSMYYYFDSKEDLYAHLLRVQVGQMIAQAGPFPVPAATEPDAYWSTIENHCLRLVAALDTSPQLKSLLRDWMSGTGSRATQHASGDAEQAVLPWLAEALAAGQAIGAIRTDVSDDLLLDISTAIGRVLDSRVIAKATDPHDQAAAVHTVLAILRRAIQP, translated from the coding sequence ATGCCACGGCCGCGCTTCGACACGCTTGCCCACGAACGACAGGAGGCCATCCTCGATGTCGCTCTTCAGGAGTTCTCCGCGCACGGCTTCGCCGGGGCGTCGCTGAACCGGATCATTGCCCAGGCGGGGGTCTCCAAGGGTTCGATGTACTACTACTTCGACAGTAAGGAAGACCTCTACGCCCACCTGCTTCGCGTCCAGGTGGGACAGATGATCGCCCAGGCCGGGCCCTTCCCCGTGCCCGCGGCCACCGAGCCAGACGCCTACTGGTCCACGATCGAGAACCACTGCCTACGACTGGTGGCCGCGCTCGACACGTCGCCCCAGCTGAAGAGCCTTCTACGCGACTGGATGTCGGGCACGGGCTCACGGGCCACGCAGCACGCATCCGGAGACGCTGAACAGGCCGTCCTGCCTTGGCTGGCCGAGGCTCTTGCCGCAGGACAAGCGATCGGCGCCATCCGTACCGACGTCTCCGACGACCTGCTGCTGGACATCAGCACGGCGATCGGCCGCGTGCTCGACTCAAGGGTCATCGCCAAAGCAACCGATCCTCACGACCAGGCAGCCGCTGTCCACACTGTCCTCGCCATCCTCCGACGCGCAATCCAACCGTGA
- a CDS encoding FAD-binding domain yields MRVLIVGAGIAGPTLAYWLQRFGHEVTLVERASRLREGGYVVDFWGAGYDVAERMGIIPRLMDEGYHIREAREVSRSGRRLAHFDPRQVVGLSGGRYVTIGRSDLSRAIYEAAGGNVETVFGDTVVSLDDNGERVCVEFEHAALREFDIVIGADGLHSRVRQLAFGPEEQFERSLGVAVAAFDVPGYHPRDELVAVMHTEVGRQVLRLALRENVTMFCIMFRYDGEMPQDDAGAQQDILRRCLGDVAWEVPAILEQMPRARTFYMDRASQILMPSWSRGRVALIGDAGAAPSLLAGQGSALAMIEAYVLAYELHEARGDHVAAFAGYQQRLAKLVRDKQDGATGMTGAFVPRNRPLLLLRNAVFGLMTIPPIAKLAIGRSLIDAIRLPPVPAS; encoded by the coding sequence GTGCGTGTTCTGATCGTGGGTGCCGGGATCGCGGGTCCCACGCTGGCGTACTGGCTGCAGCGGTTCGGGCACGAGGTCACGCTCGTAGAGCGTGCTTCGCGGTTGCGGGAGGGCGGCTACGTCGTCGACTTCTGGGGCGCTGGTTACGATGTCGCGGAGCGGATGGGGATCATTCCACGGCTGATGGACGAGGGCTACCACATCCGCGAGGCTCGTGAGGTCTCGCGCAGCGGCCGCCGCCTCGCTCACTTCGACCCCCGCCAGGTGGTCGGCCTCAGCGGGGGCCGCTACGTCACCATCGGGCGCTCCGATCTCTCCCGCGCCATCTACGAAGCTGCCGGCGGAAACGTGGAGACGGTCTTCGGAGACACCGTGGTCTCGCTGGACGACAACGGCGAGCGGGTCTGCGTCGAGTTCGAGCACGCCGCGCTGCGCGAGTTCGACATCGTCATCGGGGCCGATGGGCTGCACTCGCGGGTGCGCCAACTGGCGTTCGGTCCGGAGGAGCAGTTCGAGCGGTCCCTCGGCGTCGCCGTCGCCGCCTTCGACGTGCCCGGATACCATCCGCGCGATGAACTGGTCGCAGTGATGCATACCGAGGTGGGCCGTCAAGTGCTTCGCCTCGCCCTACGCGAGAACGTGACGATGTTCTGCATCATGTTCCGCTACGACGGGGAGATGCCGCAGGATGACGCCGGCGCGCAGCAGGACATCTTGCGGCGGTGTCTAGGCGATGTCGCCTGGGAGGTCCCGGCGATCCTGGAGCAGATGCCGCGGGCTCGGACGTTCTACATGGACCGGGCGAGCCAGATTCTGATGCCGTCATGGTCGCGCGGTCGTGTCGCGCTGATCGGTGACGCCGGGGCGGCGCCTTCGCTGCTGGCAGGACAGGGATCTGCTCTGGCGATGATCGAGGCCTACGTCCTCGCCTACGAGCTGCACGAGGCGCGCGGCGACCACGTCGCGGCGTTCGCCGGATACCAGCAGCGGCTCGCGAAGCTCGTGCGGGACAAGCAGGACGGCGCGACCGGCATGACCGGCGCCTTCGTACCTCGCAACCGCCCGCTGCTTCTCCTACGCAACGCCGTGTTCGGACTCATGACCATCCCGCCCATCGCGAAGCTGGCGATCGGGCGCAGTCTGATCGACGCCATCCGTCTCCCGCCCGTCCCCGCCAGCTGA
- the radA gene encoding DNA repair protein RadA — protein sequence MARSLGYVCQECGARSPVSMGRCPTCGAWGSLVLEEPPAQPAKSGRGGSHRALATTRLGDVADAALVRFSSGDAEMDRVLGGGWVVGSAALLAGEPGIGKSTLLLQLAEHAVSAGRTVLYVAGEESPAQIRMRADRIGVASAMQLTRENDAAVIAAHLSAAAPDLVIVDSIQTLTAEPGGVPGTLTSLRDSTALLVEAAKSAGCVLVLIGHVTKQGSIAGPKVIEHVVDATFALESAAGLRVVRAIKNRFGPAGEVSVFEMTRSGMLAVANPSEAFLAERPKGAPGSVVVAALEGQRPLLLEVQALASKSPYAAPRRVVQGLDARRVDVVLAVLERRIDLPLEALDVFVNVAGGLRITDPGADLAVAVAVYSAVTNRAAPEDVAFVGEIGLAGELRSVSQLGRRLEEARRAGHPRLVGPLSADLTDGVRTLQEALLLLWGPR from the coding sequence ATGGCGCGCTCGCTCGGCTACGTGTGTCAGGAGTGCGGCGCGCGCAGCCCCGTGAGCATGGGCAGGTGCCCGACGTGCGGCGCCTGGGGCAGTCTGGTGCTGGAGGAGCCGCCGGCGCAGCCGGCGAAGAGCGGGCGCGGGGGCTCGCACCGCGCGCTTGCCACCACGCGGCTCGGCGACGTGGCCGACGCCGCGCTGGTGCGGTTCTCGAGCGGCGACGCCGAGATGGACAGGGTCCTCGGGGGCGGCTGGGTCGTCGGCTCCGCCGCCCTGCTCGCTGGCGAGCCGGGCATAGGCAAGTCGACGCTCCTCCTCCAGCTGGCCGAGCACGCGGTGAGCGCCGGCCGCACCGTCTTGTACGTGGCCGGCGAGGAGTCGCCCGCGCAGATCCGCATGCGGGCCGATCGCATCGGCGTCGCCTCGGCCATGCAGTTGACGCGTGAGAACGACGCCGCCGTCATCGCCGCCCACCTGAGCGCCGCGGCCCCCGACCTCGTCATCGTCGACTCGATCCAGACGCTCACCGCCGAGCCCGGCGGCGTGCCAGGCACGCTGACGAGCCTGCGCGACTCGACGGCGCTCCTGGTCGAGGCCGCCAAGTCCGCCGGTTGCGTGCTAGTCCTCATCGGCCACGTGACCAAGCAGGGCTCCATCGCGGGCCCGAAGGTGATCGAACACGTGGTGGACGCCACCTTCGCCCTCGAGTCCGCCGCCGGCCTGCGCGTCGTGCGCGCCATCAAGAACCGCTTCGGACCCGCGGGCGAGGTGAGCGTCTTCGAGATGACCCGCTCCGGCATGCTCGCCGTGGCCAACCCGTCGGAGGCGTTCCTCGCCGAGCGCCCCAAGGGCGCGCCCGGCTCCGTCGTCGTGGCCGCCCTCGAGGGCCAGCGCCCCCTGCTGCTCGAAGTGCAGGCGCTCGCGTCCAAGAGCCCGTACGCGGCGCCGCGGCGCGTCGTCCAGGGTTTGGACGCGCGCAGGGTCGACGTCGTGCTCGCCGTGCTCGAGCGCCGCATCGACCTGCCGCTCGAGGCGCTCGACGTCTTCGTCAACGTCGCCGGCGGCCTGCGCATCACCGACCCGGGGGCCGACCTGGCCGTCGCCGTCGCCGTCTACTCCGCCGTCACGAACCGGGCCGCGCCCGAGGACGTCGCCTTCGTGGGCGAGATCGGCCTAGCGGGCGAACTGCGTTCCGTCAGCCAGCTCGGCAGGCGCCTCGAAGAGGCGCGCCGCGCCGGTCACCCCCGCCTCGTCGGGCCCCTGTCGGCCGACCTCACCGACGGTGTAAGGACGCTGCAAGAGGCCCTGTTGCTACTCTGGGGTCCACGATGA
- a CDS encoding ATP-dependent Clp protease ATP-binding subunit — protein MNRYDDRSKLVFHYAREEGTRLGHGMIGPEHLLLGLMREGGTASKILEEFDATLDNFRLLVEEMVGRGDGLPKNEAAITPRARRVMELAGSEARSLGSNVIATEHILLGIIREGDGVAYRILQNLTRDVDAVRWRILAAADPKNQAGAVNTPFLDEYARDLTREAHDGKLDPVIGRTEEIRRVIQILSRRTKNNPVLIGEPGVGKTAIVEGLAQAIVEGRVPPTLLNVRVLSIDLSNVVAGTKYRGEFEERLRQIIEELKNARVVAFIDELHTLVGAGGAEGTLDAANILKPPLSRGEVQVIGATTTGEYHRYIEKDAALERRFQPVIVLEPSPEESLEILVGLRNKYEAHHGVVIPKEMLELAVRFGERSLPGRNFPDKAIDLIDEAAARTRLNKSLGFPVLEEPDGTPIVSREDLEAVVDSWGGIYVDDQDNEKLAHIEEHLKRHVVGQRNAIRALGAALRRARVGLGGRTRVAASFLFVGPSGVGKTYLAKQLATLLFGSERSLVRLDMSEYQEPHSISKLIGAPPGYVGHEQGGRLTEAVRRQPFSVVLLDEIEKAHPDIYNTFLQVLDDGRLTDGLGRTVDLRRVILIMTSNTGFNRSGSLIGFQDGAQQSTEPLKGIFSPEFLDRLDEVIAFDSFTKEDIVIITNQMLDDIRHELQGRDVHVTFGPEVASFLVERLPKGESVRPLRGVIREFIEDPLSLELLEHGGEEPLIVTIEDGAAVFARPVSLV, from the coding sequence ATGAACAGGTACGACGACCGTTCGAAGCTCGTCTTCCACTACGCGCGCGAGGAAGGCACGCGGCTCGGGCACGGCATGATCGGCCCCGAGCACCTCCTCCTCGGCCTGATGCGCGAGGGGGGCACGGCCAGCAAGATCCTCGAAGAGTTCGACGCCACCCTCGACAACTTCCGGCTCCTCGTCGAGGAGATGGTCGGCCGCGGCGACGGCCTGCCCAAGAACGAGGCGGCCATCACGCCGCGCGCCAGGCGGGTCATGGAGCTCGCCGGCTCGGAAGCGCGCAGCCTCGGCTCGAACGTCATCGCCACGGAGCACATCCTGCTCGGCATCATCCGCGAGGGCGACGGCGTCGCCTACCGGATACTGCAGAACCTCACGCGCGACGTCGACGCGGTGCGCTGGCGCATCCTCGCCGCCGCCGACCCGAAGAACCAGGCGGGCGCCGTCAACACGCCGTTCCTCGACGAGTACGCGCGCGACCTCACGCGCGAGGCGCACGACGGCAAGCTCGACCCGGTCATCGGGCGCACGGAGGAGATCCGCAGGGTCATCCAGATCCTCTCACGCCGCACGAAGAACAACCCGGTGCTCATCGGCGAGCCGGGCGTCGGCAAGACGGCCATCGTCGAGGGGCTGGCCCAGGCCATCGTCGAGGGCCGCGTCCCACCAACGCTGCTCAACGTCAGGGTCCTCTCCATCGACCTCAGCAACGTCGTTGCCGGCACGAAGTACCGGGGCGAGTTCGAGGAGCGGCTCAGGCAGATCATCGAGGAGCTCAAGAACGCCCGCGTCGTGGCCTTCATCGACGAGCTGCACACACTCGTCGGGGCGGGCGGGGCCGAGGGCACGCTCGACGCCGCCAACATCCTCAAGCCACCCCTCTCCCGCGGCGAGGTGCAGGTCATCGGCGCCACCACGACGGGCGAGTACCACCGCTACATCGAGAAGGACGCCGCTCTCGAGCGGCGCTTCCAACCCGTCATCGTCCTCGAGCCCTCCCCCGAGGAGTCGCTCGAGATCCTCGTCGGCCTGCGCAACAAGTACGAGGCCCACCACGGCGTCGTCATCCCGAAGGAGATGCTGGAGCTGGCCGTCCGCTTCGGCGAGCGCAGCCTGCCTGGCCGCAACTTCCCCGACAAGGCCATCGACCTCATCGACGAGGCTGCCGCCCGGACGCGCCTCAACAAGTCGCTCGGCTTCCCCGTCCTGGAGGAGCCGGACGGCACGCCCATCGTGAGCCGCGAGGACCTCGAGGCCGTAGTCGACTCCTGGGGCGGCATCTACGTCGACGACCAGGACAACGAGAAGCTCGCCCACATCGAGGAGCACCTCAAGCGGCACGTCGTCGGGCAGCGCAACGCCATCCGCGCCCTCGGCGCGGCGCTCAGGCGCGCGCGCGTCGGCCTCGGCGGGCGCACCCGCGTCGCGGCCTCCTTCCTGTTCGTCGGTCCGTCCGGCGTCGGCAAGACCTACCTCGCGAAGCAACTCGCCACGCTCCTCTTCGGCAGCGAGCGCTCGCTAGTGCGCCTCGACATGAGCGAGTACCAGGAGCCGCACTCGATAAGCAAGCTCATCGGCGCCCCTCCGGGCTACGTCGGCCACGAGCAGGGCGGCAGGCTCACGGAGGCAGTCAGGCGCCAGCCCTTCAGCGTCGTGCTCCTCGACGAGATCGAGAAGGCGCACCCGGACATCTACAACACGTTCCTGCAGGTCCTCGACGACGGCCGCCTGACGGACGGCCTCGGCCGCACCGTGGACCTCCGCCGCGTCATCCTGATCATGACGAGCAACACGGGCTTCAACCGCTCCGGGAGCCTCATCGGCTTCCAGGACGGCGCACAGCAGAGCACGGAGCCGCTCAAGGGCATCTTCTCCCCCGAGTTCCTCGACCGGCTCGACGAGGTCATCGCCTTCGACTCGTTCACGAAGGAAGACATCGTCATCATCACGAACCAGATGCTCGACGACATCCGCCACGAGCTCCAGGGCCGCGACGTCCACGTGACGTTCGGACCCGAGGTCGCCTCCTTCCTCGTGGAACGCCTCCCCAAGGGGGAGAGCGTGCGGCCCCTGCGCGGCGTCATCCGCGAGTTCATCGAGGACCCCCTCTCGCTCGAGCTCCTCGAGCACGGCGGCGAGGAGCCGCTGATCGTGACGATCGAGGACGGCGCCGCCGTGTTCGCGCGGCCGGTCTCGCTCGTCTAG
- a CDS encoding glycine--tRNA ligase subunit alpha, which produces MLFQEILSRLDRFWADRGCVVAPPQDTEVGAGTFYPTTFLRALGPEPWRVAGIAPSRRPADGRYGDNPYRFQYFYQYQVLLKPSPDDVQTLYLDSLYALGIDPNAHDIRFVEDNWESPTLGAWGLGWEVWMDGMEITQFTYFQQVAGFDCRPVSVELTYGLERLAMYLQGKRHAFDVEFAPGVTLGDLRRDMEVQHSRYNFEESDPELQRLLFDKFEVEAYRLLGKGLVYPGYEFVLRSSHAFNLLDARGVLSQTERQGYVQRVRRMAETTARTYLQPADDGEAGQTTAPGKGA; this is translated from the coding sequence ATGCTGTTCCAAGAGATCCTCTCGCGTCTCGACCGCTTCTGGGCCGACCGCGGCTGTGTGGTCGCCCCGCCGCAGGACACCGAAGTCGGCGCCGGCACCTTCTACCCGACGACCTTCCTCCGGGCGCTCGGTCCGGAGCCGTGGCGGGTGGCCGGCATCGCGCCGAGCCGTCGGCCCGCCGACGGCCGTTACGGCGACAACCCGTACCGCTTCCAGTACTTCTACCAGTACCAGGTCCTCCTCAAGCCGTCGCCCGACGACGTCCAGACCCTGTACCTCGACTCGCTCTACGCGCTCGGGATCGACCCCAACGCCCACGACATCCGCTTCGTGGAGGACAACTGGGAGTCGCCCACCCTCGGCGCCTGGGGGCTCGGGTGGGAAGTCTGGATGGACGGCATGGAGATCACGCAGTTCACGTACTTCCAGCAGGTGGCCGGCTTCGACTGCAGGCCCGTCTCCGTGGAGTTGACCTACGGGCTAGAGCGCCTCGCCATGTACTTGCAGGGCAAGCGCCACGCGTTCGACGTCGAGTTCGCGCCCGGCGTGACGCTCGGCGACCTGAGGCGCGACATGGAGGTCCAGCACTCCCGCTACAACTTCGAGGAGTCCGACCCCGAGCTCCAACGCCTGCTCTTCGACAAGTTCGAGGTGGAGGCCTACCGGCTGCTAGGCAAGGGGCTCGTCTACCCGGGTTACGAGTTCGTGCTGCGCTCCTCGCACGCCTTCAACCTCCTTGACGCGCGCGGCGTGCTGTCGCAGACGGAGCGCCAGGGCTACGTCCAGCGCGTCAGGCGCATGGCCGAGACGACGGCCAGGACGTACTTGCAGCCGGCCGACGACGGCGAGGCCGGCCAGACGACCGCGCCCGGGAAGGGGGCGTAG